One Glycine max cultivar Williams 82 chromosome 4, Glycine_max_v4.0, whole genome shotgun sequence DNA segment encodes these proteins:
- the LOC100795669 gene encoding metal-nicotianamine transporter YSL3 isoform X1: protein MIDHSLRGEDLMNPMGASTVSNEELKEIESLGREDIEEAPIVPEDVSRIAPWIRQITLRGLVASFLIGIIYSVIVMKLNLTTGLVPNLNVSAALLGFVFIRAWTKVLAKAKIVSTPFTRQENTIIQTCAVACYSISVGGGFGSYLLGLNRRTYEQAGVGTEGNNPGSTKEPGIGWMTAFLFVTSFVGLLALVPIRKIMIIDYKLTYPSGTATAVLINGFHTPKGDVMAKKQVHGFLKFFSASFLWAFFQWFYSGGDNCGFVKFPTFGLKAWKNSFYFDFSMTYVGAGMICSHLVNLSLLLGAVISWGIMWPLIRGLKGEWFPASIAESSMKSLNGYKVFISIALILGDGLYNFVKVLYFTATNIHATVKRKNPETFSDNQKPLPLDDLRRNEVFARESIPIWLACTGYILFSIVSIIVIPLMFPQLKWYYVVFAYLFAPSLSFCNAYGAGLTDMNMAYNYGKVALFVLAALAGKNDGVVAGLVGCGLIKSIVSISSDLMHDFKTGHLTFTSPRSMLLSQAIGTAIGCVVAPLTFFLFYKAFDVGNPDGDYKAPYAIIYRNMAILGVEGFSALPHHCLQLCYGFFAFAIAANLVRDLAPKNIGKWIPLPMAMAVPFLVGGYFAIDMCMGSLVVFLWHKLNRNEAGLMVPAVASGLICGDGLWILPSSILALFKIRPPICMSFLSASAS from the exons ATGATTGATCATTCACTCAGGGGCGAGGATTTGATGAATCCAATGGGTGCTAGTACTGTAAGCAACGAAGAACTCAAAGAGATCGAGAGTCTCGGGAGAGAGGACATTGAAGAGGCTCCAATTGTGCCCGAGGATGTGAGCAGAATAGCACCATGGATAAGACAGATTACACTTCGGGGACTAGTAGCTAGCTTCCTGATTGGGATAATTTATAGTGTGATTGTGATGAAGCTGAACCTCACAACTGGGTTAGTTCCCAATCTCAATGTTTCAGCTGCTCTCCTTGGCTTTGTGTTCATTAGAGCTTGGACTAAGGTTCTTGCAAAGGCCAAAATTGTTTCGACCCCATTCACTAGACAGGAGAACACCATAATCCAGACTTGTGCAGTCGCTTGCTATAGCATCTCGGTAGGAG GTGGTTTCGGGTCTTATCTCTTGGGTTTGAATAGGAGGACATATGAGCAAGCAGGAGTTGGTACAGAGGGGAATAATCCTGGTAGTACCAAGGAGCCTGGAATTGGATGGATGACAGCCTTTCTCTTTGTGACCAGCTTTGTTGGATTGTTGGCGTTGGTTCCCATTAGAAAG ATTATGATAATAGACTACAAATTAACTTATCCAAGTGGAACTGCTACTGCTGTTCTTATTAACGGGTTCCATACTCCTAAAGGAGATGTTATGGCCAA GAAGCAGGTTCATGGTTTCTTGAAATTCTTCTCAGCCAGTTTCCTCTGGGCTTTCTTTCAATGGTTTTATTCGGGTGGTGATAACTGTGGATTTGTTAAGTTTCCCACTTTTGGATTGAAAGCATGGAAAAATTC attttattttgatttcagCATGACTTATGTGGGAGCAGGAATGATTTGTTCCCATCTTGTAAATTTATCCTTGCTTCTTGGTGCTGTGATTTCATGGGGCATTATGTGGCCATTAATCAGGGGACTAAAAGGGGAATGGTTTCCTGCAAGCATAGCAGAGAGTAGCATGAAGAGTCTTAATGGTTATAAG GTTTTTATTTCCATTGCTTTGATTCTTGGTGATGGGCTTTACAATTTTGTCAAAGTCCTCTATTTCACTGCCACGAATATTCATGCCACCGTGAAAAGGAAGAACCCCGAAACTT TTTCAGATAACCAGAAACCACTCCCTCTTGATGATCTTAGACGGAATGAAGTGTTTGCTAGAGAAAGCATTCCTATATGGCTGGCCTGTACTGGGTACATATTATTCTCCATCGTTTCTATCATTGTAATCCCTTTGATGTTCCCCCAGTTGAAGTGGTACTACGTGGTGTTTGCCTATCTTTTTGCGCCCTCTCTTAGCTTCTGCAATGCTTACGGCGCAGGCTTAACTGACATGAACATGGCCTATAACTACGGGAAAGTGGCTCTCTTTGTGCTAGCAGCCTTGGCCGGAAAAAATGATGGCGTAGTTGCTGGACTAGTGGGGTGTGGCCTGATAAAATCCATTGTTTCCATTTCATCTGATTTGATGCATGATTTCAAGACTGGCCATCTCACTTTCACTTCCCCTCGCTCGATGCTTCTAAGCCAAGCAATTGGGACAGCAATAGGTTGTGTAGTTGCTCCTCTcacattcttccttttttacaaGGCTTTTGATGTGGGGAACCCAGATGGGGACTACAAGGCTCCATATGCCATCATATATAGAAACATGGCAATTCTTGGTGTGGAAGGATTTTCTGCCCTTCCACATCATTGCTTGCAGCTTTGTTACGGATTTTTTGCATTTGCCATAGCAGCCAACTTGGTCAGAGATCTAGCCCCCAAAAACATTGGGAAATGGATTCCACTTCCAATGGCAATGGCTGTCCCTTTCCTAGTTGGTGGTTACTTTGCCATTGACATGTGCATGGGTAGTTTGGTTGTGTTTTTGTGGCACAAACTAAACAGAAATGAGGCTGGTTTAATGGTTCCTGCAGTTGCTTCTGGTTTGATTTGTGGAGATGGATTATGGATTCTCCCTTCATCTATTCTTGCTTTGTTCAAAATTCGTCCCCCAATCTGCATGAGCTTCCTGTCAGCCAGTGCCAGTTAG
- the LOC100795669 gene encoding metal-nicotianamine transporter YSL3 isoform X2, with product MNPMGASTVSNEELKEIESLGREDIEEAPIVPEDVSRIAPWIRQITLRGLVASFLIGIIYSVIVMKLNLTTGLVPNLNVSAALLGFVFIRAWTKVLAKAKIVSTPFTRQENTIIQTCAVACYSISVGGGFGSYLLGLNRRTYEQAGVGTEGNNPGSTKEPGIGWMTAFLFVTSFVGLLALVPIRKIMIIDYKLTYPSGTATAVLINGFHTPKGDVMAKKQVHGFLKFFSASFLWAFFQWFYSGGDNCGFVKFPTFGLKAWKNSFYFDFSMTYVGAGMICSHLVNLSLLLGAVISWGIMWPLIRGLKGEWFPASIAESSMKSLNGYKVFISIALILGDGLYNFVKVLYFTATNIHATVKRKNPETFSDNQKPLPLDDLRRNEVFARESIPIWLACTGYILFSIVSIIVIPLMFPQLKWYYVVFAYLFAPSLSFCNAYGAGLTDMNMAYNYGKVALFVLAALAGKNDGVVAGLVGCGLIKSIVSISSDLMHDFKTGHLTFTSPRSMLLSQAIGTAIGCVVAPLTFFLFYKAFDVGNPDGDYKAPYAIIYRNMAILGVEGFSALPHHCLQLCYGFFAFAIAANLVRDLAPKNIGKWIPLPMAMAVPFLVGGYFAIDMCMGSLVVFLWHKLNRNEAGLMVPAVASGLICGDGLWILPSSILALFKIRPPICMSFLSASAS from the exons ATGAATCCAATGGGTGCTAGTACTGTAAGCAACGAAGAACTCAAAGAGATCGAGAGTCTCGGGAGAGAGGACATTGAAGAGGCTCCAATTGTGCCCGAGGATGTGAGCAGAATAGCACCATGGATAAGACAGATTACACTTCGGGGACTAGTAGCTAGCTTCCTGATTGGGATAATTTATAGTGTGATTGTGATGAAGCTGAACCTCACAACTGGGTTAGTTCCCAATCTCAATGTTTCAGCTGCTCTCCTTGGCTTTGTGTTCATTAGAGCTTGGACTAAGGTTCTTGCAAAGGCCAAAATTGTTTCGACCCCATTCACTAGACAGGAGAACACCATAATCCAGACTTGTGCAGTCGCTTGCTATAGCATCTCGGTAGGAG GTGGTTTCGGGTCTTATCTCTTGGGTTTGAATAGGAGGACATATGAGCAAGCAGGAGTTGGTACAGAGGGGAATAATCCTGGTAGTACCAAGGAGCCTGGAATTGGATGGATGACAGCCTTTCTCTTTGTGACCAGCTTTGTTGGATTGTTGGCGTTGGTTCCCATTAGAAAG ATTATGATAATAGACTACAAATTAACTTATCCAAGTGGAACTGCTACTGCTGTTCTTATTAACGGGTTCCATACTCCTAAAGGAGATGTTATGGCCAA GAAGCAGGTTCATGGTTTCTTGAAATTCTTCTCAGCCAGTTTCCTCTGGGCTTTCTTTCAATGGTTTTATTCGGGTGGTGATAACTGTGGATTTGTTAAGTTTCCCACTTTTGGATTGAAAGCATGGAAAAATTC attttattttgatttcagCATGACTTATGTGGGAGCAGGAATGATTTGTTCCCATCTTGTAAATTTATCCTTGCTTCTTGGTGCTGTGATTTCATGGGGCATTATGTGGCCATTAATCAGGGGACTAAAAGGGGAATGGTTTCCTGCAAGCATAGCAGAGAGTAGCATGAAGAGTCTTAATGGTTATAAG GTTTTTATTTCCATTGCTTTGATTCTTGGTGATGGGCTTTACAATTTTGTCAAAGTCCTCTATTTCACTGCCACGAATATTCATGCCACCGTGAAAAGGAAGAACCCCGAAACTT TTTCAGATAACCAGAAACCACTCCCTCTTGATGATCTTAGACGGAATGAAGTGTTTGCTAGAGAAAGCATTCCTATATGGCTGGCCTGTACTGGGTACATATTATTCTCCATCGTTTCTATCATTGTAATCCCTTTGATGTTCCCCCAGTTGAAGTGGTACTACGTGGTGTTTGCCTATCTTTTTGCGCCCTCTCTTAGCTTCTGCAATGCTTACGGCGCAGGCTTAACTGACATGAACATGGCCTATAACTACGGGAAAGTGGCTCTCTTTGTGCTAGCAGCCTTGGCCGGAAAAAATGATGGCGTAGTTGCTGGACTAGTGGGGTGTGGCCTGATAAAATCCATTGTTTCCATTTCATCTGATTTGATGCATGATTTCAAGACTGGCCATCTCACTTTCACTTCCCCTCGCTCGATGCTTCTAAGCCAAGCAATTGGGACAGCAATAGGTTGTGTAGTTGCTCCTCTcacattcttccttttttacaaGGCTTTTGATGTGGGGAACCCAGATGGGGACTACAAGGCTCCATATGCCATCATATATAGAAACATGGCAATTCTTGGTGTGGAAGGATTTTCTGCCCTTCCACATCATTGCTTGCAGCTTTGTTACGGATTTTTTGCATTTGCCATAGCAGCCAACTTGGTCAGAGATCTAGCCCCCAAAAACATTGGGAAATGGATTCCACTTCCAATGGCAATGGCTGTCCCTTTCCTAGTTGGTGGTTACTTTGCCATTGACATGTGCATGGGTAGTTTGGTTGTGTTTTTGTGGCACAAACTAAACAGAAATGAGGCTGGTTTAATGGTTCCTGCAGTTGCTTCTGGTTTGATTTGTGGAGATGGATTATGGATTCTCCCTTCATCTATTCTTGCTTTGTTCAAAATTCGTCCCCCAATCTGCATGAGCTTCCTGTCAGCCAGTGCCAGTTAG